The following coding sequences lie in one Chiroxiphia lanceolata isolate bChiLan1 chromosome 19, bChiLan1.pri, whole genome shotgun sequence genomic window:
- the CANT1 gene encoding soluble calcium-activated nucleotidase 1 — protein sequence MPVPPCHESMSPLRISVGGLPVLASMTKGADPRFRLRWKAIVLSSACVGFVLLLLCLHRSSPARHGPPSPRTWQLGLRAGDRYNDTYPLSPPQRNPEGVRYRIAVIADLDTQSRGSQEHTWFSYLKKGYLVLSDSGDSVTVEWDKDETMLQSHLAEKGRGMELSELVVFNGKLYAVDDRTGVVYQIEGNKVVPWVILPDGDGTVGKGFKAEWLAVKDEHLYVGGLGKEWTTTTGEVVNENPLWVKVIGYKGDVSHENWVANYNALRAAAGIRPPGYLIHESASWSDTLQRWFFLPRRASHERYSERADERRGTNLLLSSTQDFGDVTVGHVGEVVPTHGFSSFKFIPDTDDQIIVALKSEEDNGKIASYIMAFTLDGRLLLPETRIGSVKYEGIEFI from the exons ATGCCAGTCCCGCCCTGCCATGAGTCTATGAGCCCCCTCCGGATCAGCGTGGGTGGTCTGCCTGTCCTCGCGTCCATGACCAAGGGTGCTGACCCCCGCTTCCGACTGCGCTGGAAGGCCATCGTGCTGTCCTCAGCCTGTGTGGGGTtcgtgctgctgctcctctgcctgcaccGCTCCTCCCCAGCACGACATGGTCCCCCCAGCCCTCGGACCTGGCAGCTCGGCCTGCGGGCAGGGGACCGCTACAATGACACCTACCCGCTGTCCCCCCCCCAGAGAAACCCCGAGGGCGTGCGCTACCGCATCGCTGTCATCGCGGACCTGGACACGCAGTCCCGGGGCTCCCAGGAGCACACCTGGTTCAGTTACCTGAAGAAGGGTTACCTGGTGCTGTCAGACAGTGGGGACAGCGTGACAGTGGAGTGGGACAAGGACGAGACCATGCTGCAGTCCCACCTGGCTGAGAAGGGCCGGGGCATGGAGCTCTCTGAGCTGGTGGTTTTCAACGGGAAGCTGTATGCCGTGGACGACCGGACCGGCGTGGTCTACCAGATTGAGGGCAACAAGGTGGTGCCCTGGGTGATCCTCCCGGATGGGGACGGCACCGTGGGGAAAG GCTTCAAGGCAGAGTGGCTGGCGGTGAAGGATGAGCACCTGTACGTGGGGGGACTGGGCAAGGAGTGGACCACCACGACGGGGGAGGTGGTGAACGAGAACCCCCTATGGGTGAAGGTCATCGGCTACAAGGGCGACGTGAGCCACGAGAACTGGGTGGCAAACTACAATGCCCtgagggctgcagcagggatcCGACCCCCAG GGTACCTGATCCACGAGTCGGCCTCCTGGAGCGACACGCTGCAGCGCTGGTTCTTCCTGCCGCGCCGCGCCAGCCACGAGCGCTACAGCGAGAGGGCGGATGAGCGGCGAGGCACCAACCTGCTGCTGAGCTCCACCCAGGACTTCGGGGACGTGACAGTGGGGCACGTGGGCGAGGTGGTTCCCACCCATGGCTTCTCCTCCTTCAAGTTCATCCCAGACACAGATGACCAGATCATCGTGGCGCTTAAATCAGAAGAGGACAACGGCAAGATCGCCAGCTACATCATGGCCTTCACGCTGGATGGGCGCTTACTCCTGCCCGAGACCAGGATCGGGAGTGTGAAGTATGAGGGCATCGAGTTTATTTAA
- the C1QTNF1 gene encoding complement C1q tumor necrosis factor-related protein 1: MEGLWVHGVLLLCLLLSCPVGSQTGPSPNQQWWTDAEEAPARHQAARVTQEQKADGAQEGLPPRPRCVRCCPPPDQYQPLPQINMTILKGEKGDRGERGIQGKFGKTGVAGSRGHAGPKGQKGSMGAPGERCKSHYAAFSVGRKKPLHSNDYYQTLIFDTEFVNLYSHFNMFTGKFYCYVPGIYYFSLNVHTWNQKETYLHIMHNGAEVVILYAQVSDRSIMQSQSVMLELREQDEVWVRLYKGERENAIFSDEYDTYITFSGHLIKYSGDP, from the exons atggaggggctgtgggtgcatggtgtcctgctgctctgcctgctgctgtcctgcccTGTGGGGAGCCAGACTGGACCCAGTCCCAACCAGCAGTGGTGGACAGATGCTGAAGAGGCCCCAGCCCGGCACCAAGCTGCCAG GGTCACACAGGAGCAGAAGGCTGATGGTGCCCAGGAGGGGCTGCCCCCACGGCCCCGCTGTGTCCGCTGCTGCCCCCCGCCCGACCAGTACCAGCCTCTGCCTCAGATCAACATGACCATCCTGAAAG gggAGAAGGGGGACCGTGGCGAGCGTGGTATCCAGGGCAAGTTTGGCAAGACGGGGGTGGCCGGCAGCAGGGGCCACGCAGGGCCCAAGGGACAGAAGGGCAGCATGGGCGCCCCGGGGGAGCGCTGCAAGAGCCACTATGCCGCCTTCTCGGTGGGCCGCAAGAAACCCCTGCACAGCAATGACTACTACCAGACCCTCATCTTCGACACGGAGTTTGTCAACCTCTACAGCCACTTCAACATGTTCACGGGCAAGTTTTACTGCTACGTCCCTGGGATCTACTACTTCAGCCTCAATGTGCACACCTGGAACCAGAAGGAGACGTACCTGCACATCATGCACAACGGGGCAGAGGTAGTGATCCTGTATGCCCAGGTGAGTGACCGCAGCATCATGCAGAGCCAGAGTGTCATGCTGGAGCTGCGGGAGCAGGACGAGGTCTGGGTGCGGCTCTACAAGGGCGAGCGTGAGAACGCCATCTTCAGCGATGAGTATGACACTTACATCACCTTCAGTGGCCACCTCATCAAGTACAGTGGAGACCCCTGA